The sequence below is a genomic window from candidate division TA06 bacterium.
CACTTTCAAACCCGGCGCGGCCTGCCGCCTTTTATACTCGCTGTTGCGCACGGCTTTGATGACCCAGTCCACCACCGTCGGCTTGAAACCGCGCTTGATTATCTCCTCCCGCGACCTGCCTTCCTCCAGGTAAAATTCCAGGATCGCATCCAGCAGCGGGTAGGGCGGCAGGGTATCCTGGTCCTTTTGGTTGGGCTTAAGTTCGGCCGAGGGCGCTTTTTTGATGATGGCCCTGGGGATCACCTCTCTATGCCGGTTGACATGATCTGCCAGTTTATAGACCAGCGTCTTGGGAACATCCGAGATCACCGAGAGCCCGCCGCTCATATCGCCGTACAGTGTGCAGTAGCCCACCGCCATCTCGCTCTTGTTTCCGGTGGAAAGGACAATGTGCCCGAACTTGTTGGAGCAGGCCATCAGCAGATTTCCCCGGATGCGGGCCTGGATGTTCTCTTCGGCCAGCCCGGATTTAGCGCCCTTGAAGGTATTTTTGAGCGAGGTTAGGTATTTTCGGTAAAGCCCGGAAATGGGGATGACCTTGAACTCTATCCCCAGGTTCTCCGCCAGTTTTCTTGAATCGTCCACGCTGCCAGGCGAGGAATAGGGCGAGGGCATGGAGATGCCCAGCACGTTTTGGGGACCCAGCGCCTCGGCCGCGATACAAGCCACCAGGGCCGAGTCTATTCCCCCGGAAAGCCCGATCACTGCCTTGTGAAATCCGGTCTTTTCAAGATAATCCCTCAGGCCCAGGACCAGGGCCTGATAGACATCCCCGGCCGGGTCGGGTTTTGGCCATTTGATTGACGACCCAAAGAAATCGGTGTCAACGACCTTCAGCCCCTCTTCAAATGCCTTCATCATCAGGACCAGCTGCCCGGCTTCGTTCACAACAAAACTGCGGCCGTCGAAAACCAACTCGTCGTTGCCGCCTACCTGGTTCACGTAGATGAACGGTTTGCGGTATTTTTTCGCCAGCCGGGTGAATAGTCCTGACCTAAGATCGGCTTTGCCCATCTCAAAGGGCGAGGCCGAAAGATTGATGAATACTTCAGCCCCGGCCTTGGCGAGTACTTTGATCGGATCGGTCTGATAAGGGATTCCTTTGGGCCACAGTGCCGCATCGTTCCAGGCATCCTCGCAGATGGAGATCCCCAGTTTTTGGCCCTTGAACTTTATCGCGGAAACTTTTTCCGCCGGCCTAAAGTAACGGGTTTCGTCAAAGACGTCGTAGGACGGCAGCAAAGTTTTGTGCTGGGTGAAAATGACCTTGCCCCGGTGGATCAACAGTGCCGAGTTATACAGTTTCCCGGAATTCACTTCCTCGGCCAGTATCGGCGCCCCAATCAGTATCCCAATGTCCGGCCGCTTGCTCGACATCTTAGCAATGTCCTTGATTGCCTGCTCAGTC
It includes:
- a CDS encoding NAD+ synthase, with protein sequence MKIALCQYNPVVGDIDGNLAKVATTLMSSTGEKPDLLVFPELFLTGYPPRDLLEKDWFLRKTEQAIKDIAKMSSKRPDIGILIGAPILAEEVNSGKLYNSALLIHRGKVIFTQHKTLLPSYDVFDETRYFRPAEKVSAIKFKGQKLGISICEDAWNDAALWPKGIPYQTDPIKVLAKAGAEVFINLSASPFEMGKADLRSGLFTRLAKKYRKPFIYVNQVGGNDELVFDGRSFVVNEAGQLVLMMKAFEEGLKVVDTDFFGSSIKWPKPDPAGDVYQALVLGLRDYLEKTGFHKAVIGLSGGIDSALVACIAAEALGPQNVLGISMPSPYSSPGSVDDSRKLAENLGIEFKVIPISGLYRKYLTSLKNTFKGAKSGLAEENIQARIRGNLLMACSNKFGHIVLSTGNKSEMAVGYCTLYGDMSGGLSVISDVPKTLVYKLADHVNRHREVIPRAIIKKAPSAELKPNQKDQDTLPPYPLLDAILEFYLEEGRSREEIIKRGFKPTVVDWVIKAVRNSEYKRRQAAPGLKVTSKAFGSGRRMPVAAKY